The genomic region TAACCGCCAGCTTGCTGCCAGAACGCCTCCAGACGCTGGTTGAACGGCGCGCCCGCCCGATAGATAGTATGATACCAGCCCTTCAGCACAAAACGCTCTGCGCCCAGCCGCGCAGTAATAATATCGGCAACCGCATCCAGCGCGGGGTTCCAATTGCCGCTCACCACCAGCTTAGGGAAGGTGGTTGCCGCCAGGGCATCCAGCGGGATAGAGATGGTCCAGGGCGGCGCTTCGGCCATATGCGCCTCAACGGCTTTGCGCTCGATAGGCGATAGCTCGACACGTTCTGGGATCGGTTGGCCCATCAGCCTTCTGAAGTCTTTCCAGAACTCTTCAGGCGTCTTGCCCAGCGGTGGCGGCTCGAAGTGGCTCAGCCCGTCCACCTGGGCATCCGCCGCCGGATTGCCAAATGCCACGCTCAGCGCGGGCGGCTCGATCACCGTCAATGAACGCACCAGTTCTGGCCTGCGCGCCGCAGCCATCATCGTCACAATCCCTCCATAGGAAAACCCCACCAGATGCGCGCCCGCTCCCAGCAGGCTCAACATATCCTGCACATCCCCCTCCACGTCGGTCTGGGTAACGACAGGCCGATCTCCATAGCCCCGGCGCGTCAGGATCAGCAGCCGATAGCGTTCGGCCAGCGGGCGCTGCCTGGCCCACATCTCGCTAATCGGCGCGGGCGCGCCGCTGCCATGAATCAGCAGCACAGGCTCGCCCTCACCCCAC from Ktedonobacterales bacterium harbors:
- a CDS encoding alpha/beta hydrolase, coding for MDTVPVEVWGEGEPVLLIHGSGAPAPISEMWARQRPLAERYRLLILTRRGYGDRPVVTQTDVEGDVQDMLSLLGAGAHLVGFSYGGIVTMMAAARRPELVRSLTVIEPPALSVAFGNPAADAQVDGLSHFEPPPLGKTPEEFWKDFRRLMGQPIPERVELSPIERKAVEAHMAEAPPWTISIPLDALAATTFPKLVVSGNWNPALDAVADIITARLGAERFVLKGWYHTIYRAGAPFNQRLEAFWQQAGG